A genomic stretch from Candidatus Dormiibacterota bacterium includes:
- a CDS encoding alanine--glyoxylate aminotransferase family protein has product MAFEQQLRVPGPTPIPERVMRSAARPMINHRGPDAAVIIRDLVDGLRWGLQTENDILLFPASGTGGLEAAVANLFSPGEAGLFCSIGSFGDRWADIATAYGVEPVRLEVPWGEALDPEDVDRVLAQHPEIEKVCVTHNETSTGVVNDMRAIAAVVKGRGKLLAVDSVSGAGVMPLPVDELGLDVVVTASQKGWMAPPGLAMIAVSPAGYQAAAAARCPSFYFDFARQKGFIDQGTTFTTPPLSVMYALQEGLAMLREEGLENVFARHQRVADMIRAGLVAIGLRLVAPESHRSNAVTAVHSPAASPEQLKAFLAALRTRHGLVLAGGQGQLAGRIFRVGHLGFVEERDAYSILATVEQGLADHGLLSRVGLTVAAAQRVVRGTEAAPEPAGAGR; this is encoded by the coding sequence ATGGCTTTCGAGCAGCAGCTTCGCGTCCCCGGTCCGACGCCGATCCCGGAGCGGGTGATGCGCTCCGCGGCGCGGCCGATGATCAACCATCGCGGCCCCGACGCCGCCGTGATCATCCGAGACCTCGTCGACGGGCTGCGCTGGGGGCTGCAGACCGAGAACGACATCCTCCTGTTCCCCGCCAGCGGCACCGGCGGCCTGGAGGCGGCGGTCGCGAACCTTTTCAGCCCCGGCGAGGCCGGGCTCTTCTGCAGCATCGGCAGCTTCGGCGACCGCTGGGCCGACATCGCCACCGCCTACGGGGTCGAGCCGGTGCGGCTCGAGGTGCCCTGGGGCGAGGCGCTCGACCCCGAGGACGTCGACCGGGTGCTTGCCCAGCATCCCGAGATCGAGAAGGTCTGCGTCACCCACAACGAGACGTCGACCGGCGTGGTCAACGACATGCGGGCGATCGCCGCGGTGGTGAAGGGGCGGGGCAAGCTGCTCGCCGTCGACAGCGTCAGCGGCGCCGGGGTGATGCCGCTGCCGGTCGACGAGCTCGGCCTCGACGTGGTGGTCACCGCCTCGCAGAAGGGGTGGATGGCGCCTCCCGGGCTGGCCATGATCGCCGTGAGCCCGGCCGGCTACCAGGCCGCGGCGGCGGCGCGCTGCCCCAGCTTCTACTTCGACTTCGCCCGCCAGAAGGGCTTCATCGACCAGGGCACCACCTTCACCACGCCTCCGCTGAGCGTCATGTACGCGCTCCAGGAGGGGCTGGCGATGCTCCGCGAGGAGGGGCTGGAGAACGTCTTCGCCCGCCATCAGCGGGTCGCCGACATGATCCGCGCCGGCCTGGTCGCGATCGGCCTCCGGCTGGTCGCCCCGGAGTCGCACCGGAGCAACGCGGTCACCGCGGTGCACTCGCCGGCGGCGTCGCCGGAGCAGCTCAAGGCCTTCCTGGCGGCGCTGCGCACCCGTCACGGCCTGGTGCTCGCCGGCGGCCAGGGACAGCTCGCCGGCCGCATCTTCCGGGTCGGCCACCTCGGCTTCGTCGAGGAGCGCGACGCCTACTCCATCCTCGCCACCGTCGAGCAGGGGCTGGCCGACCACGGCCTGCTCAGCCGGGTGGGGCTGACGGTGGCGGCGGCGCAGCGGGTGGTGCGCGGCACCGAGGCGGCTCCCGAGCCCGCGGGCGCCGGCCGATGA
- the rpsR gene encoding 30S ribosomal protein S18, with translation MPDYDRRRHRKVCSFCLEHVDHIDYKEVSRLRRYLTDRAKILPRRMTGTCARHQRLLTVALKRARHMALLPFTADVR, from the coding sequence ATGCCTGACTACGACCGCCGCCGCCATCGCAAGGTGTGCTCCTTCTGCCTGGAGCACGTGGACCACATCGACTACAAGGAGGTCTCGCGCCTGCGGCGCTACCTCACCGACCGCGCCAAGATCCTGCCCCGGCGGATGACGGGCACCTGCGCGCGCCACCAGCGGCTGCTCACCGTGGCCCTCAAGCGCGCCCGCCACATGGCGCTCCTGCCCTTCACCGCCGACGTCCGCTGA
- the ssb gene encoding single-stranded DNA-binding protein, with amino-acid sequence MAGSLNRVMLIGRLTRDPELRYTPSGTAVCQLGLATNRYGQDPASGERREFTEFHDVVVWNQGNRKLAELCGQYLQKGRLVYVEGRLQTRSWDDQQSGQKRSKTEINAQDIQFIDSRQDGAQMGGDAPMGSGRPAPVPGGGGDVDPDDIPF; translated from the coding sequence ATGGCCGGGTCCCTGAACCGGGTGATGCTCATCGGTCGCCTGACCCGCGACCCCGAGCTCCGCTACACGCCCAGCGGCACCGCGGTGTGCCAGCTGGGCCTGGCCACCAACCGCTACGGGCAGGATCCGGCGTCGGGCGAGCGGCGCGAGTTCACCGAGTTCCACGACGTCGTGGTCTGGAACCAGGGCAACCGCAAGCTCGCCGAGCTCTGCGGGCAGTACCTGCAGAAGGGGCGCCTCGTGTACGTGGAGGGCCGCCTCCAGACCCGCTCCTGGGACGACCAGCAGAGCGGGCAGAAGCGCTCCAAGACCGAGATCAACGCCCAGGACATCCAGTTCATCGACAGCCGCCAGGACGGCGCCCAGATGGGCGGTGACGCCCCGATGGGCTCCGGCCGTCCCGCACCGGTGCCCGGCGGCGGCGGCGACGTCGATCCCGACGACATTCCCTTCTAG
- the rpsF gene encoding 30S ribosomal protein S6, producing MPRVLREYELMYVVRPDLDEDGLRGAVEAVQTLVEGQGGEVTTTTPWGKRRLAYEIAGLRDGHYVIVEFRGDGSSVKELERALRISDHVIRHMITIAVPKPPEAEPREGRRDRGAAAAEEEAGDGVAVSGEIDAEEVEIEEGEIEDLELAAAGDEDETREER from the coding sequence GTGCCGCGCGTGCTGCGCGAGTACGAGTTGATGTATGTCGTCCGCCCCGACCTCGACGAGGACGGGCTGCGCGGCGCCGTGGAGGCCGTCCAGACCCTGGTCGAGGGCCAGGGCGGGGAGGTGACCACCACCACCCCCTGGGGCAAGCGGCGTCTCGCCTACGAGATCGCCGGGCTGCGCGACGGTCACTACGTGATCGTCGAGTTCCGGGGCGACGGATCCAGTGTCAAAGAGCTGGAGCGCGCCCTGCGCATCAGTGACCACGTGATCCGCCACATGATCACGATCGCCGTCCCCAAGCCCCCCGAGGCCGAGCCGAGGGAGGGTCGTCGCGACCGGGGCGCCGCCGCCGCCGAGGAGGAGGCCGGCGACGGCGTGGCGGTCTCGGGCGAGATCGACGCCGAGGAGGTCGAGATCGAGGAGGGCGAGATCGAGGACCTCGAGCTCGCCGCCGCCGGCGACGAGGACGAGACGCGGGAGGAGCGCTGA